One genomic region from Balaenoptera musculus isolate JJ_BM4_2016_0621 chromosome X, mBalMus1.pri.v3, whole genome shotgun sequence encodes:
- the LOC118888806 gene encoding LOW QUALITY PROTEIN: testican-3-like (The sequence of the model RefSeq protein was modified relative to this genomic sequence to represent the inferred CDS: inserted 1 base in 1 codon) codes for MLRAPTVLCVCAAXWCVQGLAAAAGRPDGGSFLDDKQWLSTVSQYGREAGQWSRFRDDDYFRTWSPVKAFDGALDPTKDPCLRLKCSRHEVCIIHGSQTAVCVGQRRLMHSMKDAGFGHKQRRGPPTPTCQQCPGVSTSPVCGSDGHTYSSQCKLEYQACILGKQISVKCEGRCPCPSDTTMGSSRNMKRACSDLELREMASRLRDWFKALHESGGQNKKTKASLRPERSRFDTSILPIYKDSLGLMFNRLDTNYDLLLDQSELGSIYLDKNERCAEAFFSSCDTYKDSSISNNEWCYCFQRQQDPPCQTELGSIQKQLGVKKLLGQYVPQCDADGYYKPTQCHGSTGQCWCVDQYGREVVGSRKRSAADCAIDFEISGDFASGDFREWAADDDEDDIMNDEDEIEDDDEDERDDDDGGDQDGFI; via the exons ATGCTCCGGGCGCCTACCGTGCTGTGCGTGTGCGCGG GCTGGTGCGTGCAGGGTTTGGCGGCGGCCGCAGGCCGGCCAGACGGCGGCAGTTTTCTGGACGACAAACAATGGCTCAGCACGGTGTCCCAGTACGGCCGGGAGGCCGGACAGTGGAGCCGATTCCGAGACGATGATTATTTCCGCACTTGGAGTCCAGTAAAGGCTTTTGATGGGGCTCTAGACCCAACTAAAGACCCGTGCTTAAGGCTGAAATGTAGTCGCCACGAAGTGTGCATTATTCACGGTTCTCAGACCGCAGTCTGCGTTGGTCAGCGGAGGCTCATGCACAGTATGAAAGATGCAGGATTTGGGCATAAGCAGCGGAGGGGTCCCCCGACACCCACCTGCCAGCAGTGCCCGGGGGTCTCTACCAGCCCGGTCTGTGGTTCAGATGGACATACCTACTCTTCTCAGTGCAAACTAGAATACCAGGCATGCATCTTAGGAAAACAGATCTCAGTCAAGTGTGAAGGACGTTGCCCGTGTCCTTCAGATACGACCATGGGCTCAAGCAGGAATATGAAGAGAGCCTGCAGTGACCTGGAGCTCAGGGAGATGGCCAGCAGACTGCGGGACTGGTTCAAGGCCCTGCATGAGAGTGGGGGCCAGAACAAGAAGACTAAAGCATCGTTGCGGCCGGAGAGAAGCAGATTTGATACCAGTATTTTGCCAATTTACAAGGATTCACTCGGCTTGATGTTTAACAGACTTGATACAAACTACGACCTGCTCCTGGACCAGTCGGAGCTTGGGAGCATTTACCTGGACAAGAACGAGCGGTGCGCGGAGGCCTTCTTCAGCTCCTGTGACACGTACAAGGACAGCTCCATCTCCAACAACGAGTGGTGCTACTGCTTCCAGAGGCAACAAGACCCACCTTGCCAGACGGAGCTCGGCAGTATTCAGAAGCAGCTCGGGGTGAAGAAGCTCCTCGGACAGTACGTCCCCCAGTGTGATGCAGATGGTTACTACAAGCCAACGCAGTGCCACGGCAGCACTGGGCAGTGCTGGTGTGTGGACCAATATGGAAGGGAAGTCGTGgggtccaggaagcgcagtgctGCAGACTGTGCTATTGATTTTGAGATCTCTGGAGATTTTGCAAGTGGAGATTTCCGTGAATGGGCTGCTGATGACGATGAAGATGACATTATGAACGATGAAGATGAAATTGaagatgatgatgaggatgaaagggatgatgatgatggtggtgaccaGGATGGATTCATCTGA